The nucleotide window AACAGTTGTTTAGGCAAAATGCAAATGCAGCTATTATGGTCCCTTTGTTGATATTTGGGATTTCACTGCATTGAGTATCTGCATGTGAAAATAACTTGCATCAAATTCAGCCATTTTGATCAATAAATGATAGagcaaatgtagcaaaatgttCATTGAAGAATCTTGGTGTTGTGTATATGGGTGTTCACTGCACAGTTCTTTCaacttactgtatttttaaacaattcatagtgacattttgttaaaaatgatctgatctttaaatatatatatgtgtatatataatatgggGTATATTATAtgggagatacacacacacacacacacacacacacgtatatatgtgcATAATCAGGCCTTGTGGTTCATTGAGCTTATTCTGACATTCATATGAATACTAGTCAGTACAGAGAACAATTATGGAGGGGGGAAGTTGCCTTTTTactatagaaaaatttaaaatttttgatttactatagaaaaattttaaatttttgatgccCTACAATTGCTGGCTTgattaaaagaaatcattcatcATTTTCAGAACTGCCCTTCTAAAGAagctaaaatgaaaatcaaacacaATCCAGAACCACTAAATCTGAAGATCTTAGAATTAGAAGGAATTATAAGAAGCCCCTATTTCACTTCCCTTAGAATTCAAAAATGTTTATCCTGCACTTTCTTATATTGGAACTAGATCTGCCATGTGGAACTACACAGAAAAAACAATATCATCCTCTCCCATGCTAATGCCCTTCACAGGATGAATCCAGTGGCGACATCCATCCTAAATCTGTCTACTCAAGTTTATATTCTCTGCTACGATCAACCAACCTTCTGCTCTGTGCTTTCTAGACCCCACTTTATCAAGATCATTTTCTTTTAGACAGGCCTCAATTAATTCAAATTTATCTCATATAGGGCAGCCAACCTTGAACACAATATTCCACTGTTTCATGATATTGAGTCTATGGCTGACTAAAACTCCCAAGGTGATTGTCATATGAGCTTCCATTTGGCATAACAGCTTGAGGCAAGAAAGTCAATAGCGTGATGTTATTCTCAAACATAAGATCTATTGTTTTTTGTTACCTCATAAAAATGCATTACACCTCATCATTCCCCAGTGGATGCATTCATCACGTATTAATGATGCATTTttacttgcttttaaaatataatttgaggtAAGTACTTAGCACATGATTTATTTGTGGGAAAATGTCATGGGAATCCCTATTGTGGACATATAAACATGCAAGGTCAGTAACAGCACTGACGGAAGACAAGTTAtccctcaacaataaaaaaaaatttaaacactgagCTTACCACTTTCCCAGCTGGATTTcgccatgtttatttttttctgtaagacaGATATCTGATAGAAGCATATTAAATTTGGGGTATTTATGGGAGTTGGGGTGTggagctaatttttaaaatggcaatcCACTCAAGGAGGAACACCTTCCAGTTTGTGAAAATtactctataatttttttaaaacaaagtgacAGTGTTTAGCAATTAGGGTGGaggatttttcaaatatataacgTGGTAGTGATCAGGACGGTTTATTCAGAAAGCATCTACTGAAGAGTTACCCTTAACTCCATCCGACAACCAGGTCTGAAACAGCTGACTCTAACATGAaggctttcattttccttcccttcatgtTCTTGGCCATGTTCTCAGGTAAGAAAAGTTAAATTCGATGACTTTCCTTCCAACTCTCAAAGTAAAGAATCAGAAATGTTGAGTGACTTAGTAATACTTTgtcagaaaatgttaaaatgataaatctccatcagacagagaaagggatgAGGCTAATTTCAGACAGCATAAATATAGACCAAAGGCATAAAAATAGTGACAAGGTGAGACAACAGTGAATAGTTTGACACGACTGAAGAGAAGCAGAggcaaaggaatgggaaaagtaAGGCATTACCCTGGAAAGATAATTCAGTCTAAAAGGATTATGGGAGTTTGTGAATACTCACAAGTCCACATTCCATAAATATATAGTTTTGTGTGATGATCCAGGAAATTCTGTGGTCACAGAGAAAAAGTTTCAAACCCTGACTTTTCAATTCTCTGTTTATGTTATTTTGGATAACTTAATTttttagcctcagttttctcctttataaaatggaaataagtagaCATTCCCACAGGCTGCCATAAGAATCACGTATACTCTGGCATTAGCTACCATTACTTGAGTCCTTAGGTGCCTGTCACTCAGCAGACCTCTCTGTGTTCCCTACCTCAATACAGTTAGGTGGTCTGTTTTCAGAGATGAAATTTCCAGCTAAGGATGTAAATTTCTCTAGATAATAAATGACAcagatattctatatttttataatatatatcagagaaaaatatatattatgcatatacttattatgtttatgtatgtttgcaagaaaaatatatagatagatacataaaatTCCTCCCTAGAAACATATATGCTCCATAACGGCAGGTAACATATCTCTTTTGTACTTCAGTGCTTTACTAGATGATGTTTAGTACACATTAAGCAGGCATTTGTTGATGGAAGAAAGTCCCTTAATGCAAGATGTAGTGGTTATATGGATTTGGAGGGTGACAAAAAGAGAGGATTCGGGAATGCCTATTACAATATAGAGCAATGCCAAGAGTATATTTAGAATGTAACATCGGAGGACAAAAATACAGAACAGATaactattttacaaaaatttaacttaaaaaaatggttaggggtgcctgagcatccaactcttgatttcagctcaagtcatgagctcacaattcataagttcgagccccatgtcaggctctgtgctgacagcaaatttgctctctccctatctctctgcctctctctctctcaggataaataaataaagatttaaaaaaaacagttatacCATATTCTGATATTATAGTTACcttgtttacttaaaaattccacccctgatttttattttacaaatttagcCATGTGAGAAATGATATATTAATCAGATTTTCATTATATTATTGTTTGTactaggaaaagaaggaaatacaatcACTACTCATTGTTAGAAGACTGTTTAGGTAAATTATGGTAATTTAACAGGTGAAATATTCTGCAGCCATtagggaaaataataaaggtgCTCTATATGTATTGATATAGAGCCTTTATATGTATTGATATAACCTCACGGTTCTGTCAAGGGAGAAAATAAGGATTAGAACAGTGTACAATGTGCTACTAATTGTGTGAAAAAATATATCCCAATATGTTTGTAAATACAGAAGACATCTCTTGAATAATACAGAAAAACCTGTTAAATGTAATTGTGTCCAAGGAAGGTTgggacaggagaggaagggaaagttaCTTTAAACTATTTACCCTTTTATGTCTTTGAAATTTGATGTAATTTGCTTGTAAGacctatttaaaaatgaaaaacataattaaCAAAGAATATAGATCAGCTGATCTATTTTTTACCATTTCATCCACAACcttattttaagtgatttctgCTCAAAGTTAGTGCTTGTTAAGGAATACTTTTGGGTCTTAGAACTCATGCAAATGCTCTTCTCTCtgctgaaaataattatttccttatccatttttcTGGCTATAGCCTATACTTCTTATctgtgtcacctcctccaggatggAGACATGATGCCCTACTACCTGCTATCTTGACTCTGGGTCTAttgtctaatttatttttcacatgatAGCATTCATCAAGCTACCATAAATGCCTGTTTGCTTGTTTACACGCATTATTAGACTTTCCAGCTTCTTCAGGGTAGAATAACAATCCCTTATTCATGGTTGTGTGTCTAGATCTTTCTATAGCTCTGGCATGGTAATGGACCCTTCAAATATACTTCTGGTAAGTTGAAAGGATGGCTAGATTACACCCATGACCGTCCTACCACACGCTACACCACAGTTAGTACACCAGGTTACTAAGTGCTAAATTCCTGAGCCTGGGCTAAGACCTTAACCACCAGTGATATAGTAGACAATGGCATGCTCAACGGATAACAATTAATGATGCATTTGATTTTAGTTAAATTTACCTGAAGGTACAAGTGTGTACACTTGTGGAAATATAAAGAGGATCAAATGCAAATACAACGGAGACTCTAGGCATAGATTTGGAACTACCTACCCTGAAATTATTTCAGgttgtataaaatgaaaaacttaggGAGACAGCCTGTGAATAAAAACAATGCAAGCTTGAAAAAAGCTTTTTCAGAAACCCCAAATTGAGAAagtaaaggggaaagaaaatcattaaacaGAAAAGGCGAGGAAGTCAAAAAGAAACACTTGTACCAAACCAAGGACAAGAAACATAAGACCCAGTAGAATACCATTGCACTTAACAGCTATAAAACCATTCCATTTGCTCATGGATTGGTGTCTAAACCCTGCTTATTTGGGAGTAGAAATTTGAATAaaccatatctatatctatatatctatatctatctatatctatatctcacAAATCTCACCCAATCTATTACTCCCCTGCTggaagtatgtatgtatgtatgtacctatacatatgtgtatatatgtacatatatatatagtgatgtatatatatttacatatacatatatatagtgatGGATGAACTTCCAAAATAAGTTCAAGAAACAGAATAGATGAGTTATGAAAAGTAGGTATTAAGAAATAGTCATATAATATCTACCATTTCCTTGAATAGTTTgagcacaaaagaaagaaagaaataaccacTGGAGAGAGTATGACTGATTGGTTGATGCTGGGACCCCTATGGGAAATGGTGGACTGTTCCCTTTGGAACAGGGGCAAGGTGGGAAGAAAACAGCTACAGAAAGCATATATAGAGATGAGAAAAGAATATGGAATGAGGGCTCATGACTGGCAGTTTTTACGTCTGGAAAGCTGCTGATAGCACCTTCTGTAGGGTGAGCTCGGGAATATGGGAAAAGGTTTTGTGATGTAGGGAAAGTTTATAATAAGCATAACTCAGAGTCTATTTGATTAATCAGGAAATCATTACAAGGAATTTGGAGTAGTACGAAGCTCAGATAGTTCAGTTCAAGTaattcagattctgatttagAAATGGGATAAGCCAGTTTGACCCCacgatttttatttattttttaaatttatgttgatagagaaagagcatgcatgagtaggggaggagcagagagagggaaagaattccaagcgggctctgagctgtcagcaaagcccgacatgggcctcgatatcatgacctgagctgaaatcgagaaaAGTccgatgtttaacccactgagctacccaggcaccccaacgccGTGATTTTTAGAAACCATGTaatacaattaagaaaaaaatagaggaccCAAAATATTAAGGTTGTAAGAAGTTATGGGAAGCTTCTGTCTTGAGGTTTGATTAAAAACAACTGAAAGAGGTGTTAAATACATACTACAACTTGGGATGAATGCTGTTGATTTAAAACTCTTAAAGTTAAAtgactttacttttatttttgtgcttaTGGTATCATTTCAGTGTCTTCAACCCAGGCTTTGAAAACAAGTGTTTTTAAACCAGAAGAGGGTTCAGAACGTGCATTTATTCGACAGAGAAAGCATGAAGCTAACCATCAAGGAGAACAAAAGGAATTTAATAAGCAAGGAGGCAACACCCAAGGAAAACAAGCAATATCTGGTCTCCAAGGACGACCAGGGTATTCTAACCAGCCAGGGAAACCAGGGGATTTTAATCAGCAAGGAAGGCCAGGAGTTTTCAATCAGCCTGGAAGACTGCAAGGGAATTCAGGAGACTCTAATCCAAAAGGGAATTCAGAAGCTTCTAGTGAACAAGGAAAACCAGGATCTTCTAGCCAACAAGGGAGCTCAGGGTTATCTAGCCAGCAAGGAGTTTCAGGATCATCTAGCCAGCAAAGGAAGCCAGGGTCTTCCAGCCAGCAAGGGGTTCCAGGGTCATCTAGCCAGCAAGGAAAGCCAGGGTCATCTAACCACCAAGGAAGACCAGGATTGTCTAGCCAACAAGGGAAATCAAGGCCTTTTTacaatcaagaagaaagaaaaaatgcaggcAACCCTTTGAATACCAATATAATGGAGGTTCAGGTTGGtgttaatctctttttttttcccccttggtcaACTTACCTCAACTATTCCATTTTCCAAGACTTGAAATTGTTAACAGAATATACTCTACTAAAGACCCACACTTTGTGATGACACTGATTCAACAAAATGCGAAGGAATCTGGGGGTGGTTATTTTCATACCTATGGTCATTAATGAGTGTCATGCTCTTCCATTCCgtttctcattcctttcttctgtcttccactCCAGCCTTTCTACCTATACTGGACTAGATCAGACCTTTGTGAACGGAGTCCCTACCCTTGCCAGATTTAACATTCATGCCCATTTCCATCCCATCCATAATCTACAAGCCACTCAAGTGGTGTTTATTTCTAAATCACAAATCTGACCCGATCTATTACTCCCCTGCTCGAAATTCTTCAGTAGCACCATACTCTCTAGAAGATAAGACCCAAACTCCTGACCATGgccttaaggattttttttaatgattggaTCCCATGTCCATGTATGATTGGACATTTCATGGCACTCTTAGTCACACATCCATGTTTTACAGAATCCTCTGATTTTCCACAAATGTATTTCTAATACCAATGATAGCCTTTATCATAGAATATACCATATTGCTTTGTAATTGATCTTCATCATGTTCAATCAGCACATGAACTCCTTaaagaaaatacctttttttaaaaaatatctgtatcCCCCGATTCTAGTATAAGACAGGCATATAATAGGTTCTTTTGAACTGTTTCTCAGATAGGTGAATAAATGATGTACGGGTGCACATCCATGACTCCTATACTCCCTTTGAGTCCTGCCGTGAAGCCTtgccagtctctctctctcccaactgTCTTCCTCCTAATTCCATTTAACCCTGACCCTGAACACTCAGTACATCCAAAACAGTTTTGTAGAACACTTCTTCAATCTCATTATCTTAATGGGAACTTCATTTTTTACATCATAAGTTGTCGTTACTCAGCACTCTTGCAAATGAAAATCGCCTGTCCCTCTTGGTTTTTACATCTAGGCTGGCATGAAGTAGTAATCTTCCAAGGACACCCCTGCCATTCAGACCTTACTGCCACCACCAGTGTGTTTCTGGGTGTTTACATTGTCACTTAAACTTTCTCAATTGGTATGAAAATGGTAGTGGAGTCTCAACCAATGGAAAAGACTGAACTACTTGTTCATCTTCCTTGGTCCTGAgaagactgagccacctactGAAGATCCTCCCAGTTTCACTTAGTGTCTCTGTTCTCATCTGCTGTCAAAACTCCTTTCCGTTCACAGACTTCTGTCATTCTATAACTTGATTCCAAGGAAGTGCTTCAGGTAGGACTTAATTCCACTCTGCACAGTCCTACCTCCTGCCTCATTTGCTttcatgggtcaaagaaaaagaaagtttcaatAAACGATGATCACATGTGTTTTGTGTTTGCCACTATGACTTTTCCAGAATTGTTGTTTTCTTGGGCAGGAGAAGGCTTGTCTACAAAGCATTAAAGTGGAGGCAGTGTGACATTAATAAGAGCAAGGGCTCTGCAGTCACATCATTCAGGTTCTGAACCCCAACTTGGGTATTTAATCTATATCTGGTCTTGGACTTGTCACTTAAATGCACTGTATGCCTGCGATTATACAATGGAGCAAAATCTACCCTTCTTTCAGAATTGTTGtacagtttaaattaaaaaaaagggattaATAAAATGATAGGTTTAGTGCAATGCTTCATCAAGAACTAATGAGCAATGACTATTGTCTTATCACAATATCAGAATTAAATTGAGTTCCCTGTATTTACTGCATGGTCTTTCACATGACTGCAGACTGGCAGTACCAGCAGCAAGAACCCAAGTGGAAATACAAAATGTCAGTCTATCTACAAACCAGTCTGTGGTTCTGATGGAAAAACCTATGGTAACCTCTGTGTATTTAATGAAGCCAAAAGGTAAgatgtctttctctttatttgtatCAGGAACTATCACTCTGATCCACAGGGAATACAagaacatttttccatgtgtctctGTAGTTTTCTCTCAGTAGTGCCTTGGGTGTTtgtccaaagaaaacataaaaggtaCTTAACCTTTGAACAATAAATTCAatcattttctgaaagaatttgaTACATTCAGATTTTTAAGTAGgaataaatttattattgaatCATTCATTTAccagatatttattaaacatccacTGTGTACCAGGAATTGCTCACATGGAGGTAAGTTGGTGAGCGAAACACACAGCATTgcctcctgcttcctgcttccatGGAGTTTTCGTTTTTGCAGTAGATGACAGCAAACAAAATGCATCAGAGGATAAGGAGGGCTGTGAGTCCTATAGATTACTTAGTATTGaccattaaaatgtattttaaatttaagtaacaaCTTGAAAGATTGGATTTGGTGAGCCATGCAAACATTGAAGAATTGAACTCCTGTCCATCCACAAGAAATAAGATGATTATAAGGCTGCTTAAAATTAGAATGTGTGACTGAGAAAGAGTTAGATGTCTCCACTTTCAAAATTAATGACTGCTCACCTCTTAAGGTAGTGAGGAGGTAAAAATTATACCTCTCTTGTTTTTGATAGTGCCAGTATTATATTAAGAGCTCAATAAACCATTactgcagaaataaatgaatgttaaagtAAGTGTGCCCTGTAGCCATAAAAGTTAGAGCTGGAAAAAACATCAGATACCCATTCTCTCACTTTATATATAAGGCACCTAGATCTGAGCCAAGAAAGTAGTGGCAGAAAGTCACAATTCTCAAAGCTGGTCAGTGTGAAACAGGCAAGCCCAAGACTACAGCTGCTTTTacccatgtgattttttttctcttttttaaaaattataatttattgtcaaatcggctaacatacagtgtgtaaagtgtgcacttggttttgggggtagattcccgtggttcattgcttacatacaacacccagtgctcatcccaacaagtgccctcctcaatgcccatcgcccatattcccctctgccccaccacccctcatcaaccctcaggttgttctctgtatttaagagtctcttatggtttgcctcccttcctctctgtttgtaactattttttccccttcccttctcccatggtcttctgttaagtttctcaagatccatacATGATTGAAACCATATAATaccgtctttctctgacttacttcacttagcttaataccttccatttccacccacgttgctgcaaatggcaggaattcattctttctcattgcccaatagtattccattgtatatataaaccacatcttctttatccattcatcagttgatggatatttaggccctttccataatttcgctattgttgaaagcactgctataaacattggggtacatgtgcccctatggaTCAGCaatcctgtatcctttgggtaaattcctagtagtgctattgctggattgtagagtagttttatttttatttttttgaggaacctccacactgttagtatccaaaatctataaagaacttaaccaaactcagtatctgaaaaacaaagaatccagtgaagaaatgggcagaagacatcaatagacacttttctgaagaagacatccagatggctaatagacacatgaaaagatgctcaacatcactcatcatcagagaaatacaaatcaaaaccacactgagataccacctcacaccagtcagagtggctaaaattaacaactcaggaaacaacagatgctggtgaggatatggagaaaagcaaaccctcttgcactgttggtgggagtgcaaaccagtgcagtcattctggaaaccagtgtggaggttcctcccatgttatttttaaataatcccattttctttctatgtTGGTGCCACAGTTTCTTGATCCTTGATGTCTTCCATTACCTTGTTTTTAGGATAAATAATGGAAAACTAAATCTGTACCATGAAGGGAAATGCTAAGCATTGACAGCAACCACATTACCTGGAACCTCAAAACCTACTTTCAATTCTCTTTAAACCATGGATTTCCTTGGAAGTTCCACTGAGGTCAGCAAGAGTCTTACAGATATGATGGATCTTACATAATTTTCAAGTTTGTTCCATAACAAATAAAGTCAGTTCCAGAGTTACTTCTGATTTCTGGTACTGTTTATTTTCTAGACTTTCCCAAATCTTGTGTCTCTGTTGGACCAtctttaagcatccaactttggaaGCCACACActagattaatatttttattctattttatttttagagacagatagagagcatgatcaggggagaggagcagagggaaaagagagagagagagagagagagagagagagagagagagagggagagagaatcttaagcagactctacactcagctcagagcccaatgtggggctcgatcccacaaccctgggatcatgacctgagccacaatcaattgtgagatgctcaaccaactgagccacccaggtgcccctagattcatattttttaaaataaacaaagcagagcacccgggtggctcagatggttaaggatccaactcttgatttcgacccaagccatgatctcaaggttcacgggttcaagcctgtgttgggctctgtactgacagtacagagcttgcttgggattctctctgcccctccccgactcatgctctccccctcccacaagtaaattaattaattaactttaaaaaactttttaaaaatacacaaacaaaatatAGTCTGCTCTGCTTGAAGCAGAGCTGAGAAAATCTTAGCCTCTTGCTTGCCACCCACACCCAGATTCAGCTTGTCTCCATAATATCTGGActgcagaaaatttggaaaacagaagacTGAATACTTCCACCTTCCCCATATCTTAGAATGTTCTGAGATCTTGTACCCTGAAAGGTTCTGGTAGGCCAGAAAGATAGACAGATGCCAGCTGGGGAATGAAGAAATGGCTTTGTAGGCCCAGCTAAGCGGAATCCAGTTTGTAGGAAGTGAAGTAGTATGTGTGGATCTAAAGGCAAGTTTGATGATTATGCCTTTTGGGTTTGTGCAAGAAGTGTTGGGGTTCTGAAGAAAAATGCCATTTCAGAttaagatgggggaaaaaagaaaattaaaatggcctAAAAGAGATCATTGAAGTATTTATCTGAATCACTAAAGTGGGGGGATAAAAAcctccttaaattaaaaaatattcattaaagagGCTCTATATGAACCTTTCTTCTGCTCCTGTATGCACACTCTGGCATAATTTCCCTGCTAAGGCAAAGGCATTCAGCTGATCAACCTGGAATCTCATTCTGGGAAGCCTTTCTGCTCCTTAACTTCATAGGAGGAGTCATGCtaagaaaattatctttcatACCAGAATAGAATGTTTTAGTTGTAGTGGACTCTGGGTctagagttctttcttttctagaaGGAAAGCAGGACGCAGGATTAAAATtggagagatggctaatgtccgggagaagacaagagccccaattaagggtccttgctccatttttattaggatcagaaggcttacaaacatagtgatggacgtgcacaaagagacaatgaaacgtgaacattaactcatggacgtgagagaaagggggttttgaaaaTATGCGGGGTTAGGGGTTGGGgttaataaaagcaaaatcctGGCACTGGTGGGCAGAAGGTTTTTACAGCAGATAAGAGACACCACCTCTATTTCCCTAAACTGCTCTAGGGGACAAGATTGAGCAAGccacctcagggtcaacaaggcacctttcttttgttaattagctCCACTCTAGTCAACTTTGCCCTGCagtggtctatagccctatttacctgtttatctaatttggtccttccttcctgtgaaagcagctttctgctatagtactaagttggggggcatttccgccctgaatacctaatcttgtttaccttaTATACATTTGTTCtatactggggcctttgccccgcCCTCTCCATacctatttacctaatcttgtttacccaaacttgggtgtgagcatcctatggctttgtagttctttatgccttgttaacccatcagtgcaggttcagggaattcctaagctaaTTCGCCAcatttagtatatttaaaatcCTTAAGACTCAACTCTTCATTATTTAAGAAAACCgtttttatttaacctaataCACATATGAATGAAGACTAAGAGAAATAACAAGTCTCAAAAGGCTCAGCACAGTTTCATTACATCAATtaatttcatttgatttatttcttacattaACTTATTAACAAGAATTTCCctacctttgtttaaaaaaaacatttaagggcgcctgggtggcccagtcagtgaagcgcccaacttcggctcaggtcacgatctcacagtttgtgggttcgagccccacgttgggatctgtgctgatagttcagagcctggagcctgctccagattctgtctccctctctctgctcctcccttgctcacgctctgtctctctctcgaaataaataaacattaaattaaaaaaacattactttttttttttttttggcactacCCCTTCTTAAAGGCAAAGTGACAGGGAAAAATATGTTACAAGATGGCCGACAGGACTGATAAGGACTTCCAGTCCCTGCCTGAAGACTCCCCTTCTAGgtttttcttcccaccccactTGCCACGCAagaacagactataaattgtcccctctgCTTATGCTGGGGACTCAGGCCTCTGGAAAGCAATGTCCTCTGAGCCCGCCAGTGtaaaataaaccttctgccttcCAAGAATCACGATTGCCACTTGGTCCTTCCACTGGGCGATCCAGACCAGTTTCCATAACAAAATAATACAACGGAAAGGTAACAGAGCACTACTTTCCTACGCTGAGATAAAGTGATTCATGGCTTTATAGTAGTGATTAACATAAAATAGAACTTCAATAATCTATAGCATTCATTACTACAAAACTCATTTGTATCGCTTTCTGAATGACTATAATGTTTCTGGAAATAGAAGtcatttttcaatattgttttctcATAAGAGCTGTGTACAAAGACTGGTTCTCATTTAATTGTAGACAGATCTCTTAAGAATCCATGGCATTCTTCAGCCACTTAGGAAGCCAGAGTGAAATGGCAAAAATATACAAGAGACATGAAAGTTCTGCATGGCTAAACCTTTTTATCTATCGCATCATTGTTTTCATAGAAAATTATTTATGTCCTATGTTTTCTAAAGCAGgagatttgttaaaaatatataaaggaaatacactgattttaaaaatttctgaacCTTACTATCCAAAGAACATACAGATC belongs to Acinonyx jubatus isolate Ajub_Pintada_27869175 chromosome A1, VMU_Ajub_asm_v1.0, whole genome shotgun sequence and includes:
- the MARCOL gene encoding MARCO-like protein → MKAFIFLPFMFLAMFSVSSTQALKTSVFKPEEGSERAFIRQRKHEANHQGEQKEFNKQGGNTQGKQAISGLQGRPGYSNQPGKPGDFNQQGRPGVFNQPGRLQGNSGDSNPKGNSEASSEQGKPGSSSQQGSSGLSSQQGVSGSSSQQRKPGSSSQQGVPGSSSQQGKPGSSNHQGRPGLSSQQGKSRPFYNQEERKNAGNPLNTNIMEVQTGSTSSKNPSGNTKCQSIYKPVCGSDGKTYGNLCVFNEAKRINNGKLNLYHEGKC